Proteins from a genomic interval of Halopseudomonas litoralis:
- a CDS encoding FxsA family protein, whose amino-acid sequence MPLLRILLLALPLIELASLILLGQAVGVGWTLFWVLFTGVVGLTLIQRNGWGMLQRLQQQMASNRSPFGVLKSGMWGVLAGVLIAFPGLVTDVLAIPCLVLALLHRGGGSGPDDQGGGPHRYQRGEHTVIEGEWEAGTPAPADDDQRLNRP is encoded by the coding sequence ATGCCATTGTTGCGCATATTGTTGTTGGCGCTGCCGCTGATTGAGCTGGCGAGTCTGATCCTGCTCGGACAGGCGGTTGGAGTTGGCTGGACTCTGTTCTGGGTATTGTTCACCGGTGTCGTCGGGTTGACGCTGATCCAACGCAACGGCTGGGGTATGCTGCAGCGCCTGCAACAGCAGATGGCCAGCAATCGTAGCCCGTTCGGTGTATTGAAGTCGGGCATGTGGGGCGTACTCGCCGGTGTGCTGATCGCCTTTCCCGGGCTGGTCACCGATGTACTGGCGATCCCCTGTCTGGTCTTGGCGCTGCTGCACCGCGGCGGTGGTTCCGGTCCGGATGACCAGGGCGGCGGTCCACATAGGTACCAGCGGGGTGAACACACCGTCATTGAAGGCGAATGGGAAGCCGGTACTCCCGCGCCGGCTGACGATGACCAACGATTGAACAGACCGTGA
- a CDS encoding SDR family oxidoreductase: protein MQLKDSVIIVTGGGQGLGRAMAEYLAGRGARLALVDLDQAKLDEAVAACKTAGGDARAYVCNIANEQQVTDMVGQVATDYGTINGLINNAGILRDGLLLKSKDGEIQKMSLNQWQSVIDVNLTGVFLGTREVAAKMVELGSKGLIINISSISRAGNMGQSNYSAAKAGVAALTVVWAKELARYGIRVAGIAPGFIETEMTSGMKPEALEKMTSGIPLRRMGMPEEIAHSAAYLFENDYYSGRILELDGGLRL from the coding sequence ATGCAATTGAAAGACAGTGTGATCATTGTTACCGGCGGTGGTCAGGGCCTGGGTCGAGCGATGGCTGAATATCTGGCAGGCCGCGGCGCGCGCCTGGCACTGGTAGATCTCGACCAGGCCAAACTGGACGAAGCCGTCGCCGCATGCAAGACCGCAGGCGGGGATGCCCGTGCCTATGTCTGCAACATTGCCAATGAACAGCAGGTGACCGACATGGTCGGTCAGGTGGCGACGGATTACGGCACCATCAATGGCCTGATCAACAATGCCGGAATTCTGCGTGACGGTCTGTTGCTCAAGTCGAAGGATGGCGAGATCCAGAAGATGAGCCTGAATCAGTGGCAGTCGGTGATCGACGTCAACCTGACCGGGGTATTTCTGGGCACTCGCGAGGTGGCAGCGAAAATGGTCGAGCTGGGCAGCAAAGGCCTGATCATCAACATTTCATCCATTTCCCGCGCCGGCAACATGGGCCAGTCCAACTACTCCGCAGCCAAGGCCGGTGTCGCTGCGCTGACAGTGGTCTGGGCCAAGGAGCTGGCACGTTATGGGATCCGCGTGGCGGGGATTGCGCCGGGCTTCATCGAGACCGAAATGACCTCTGGCATGAAACCCGAAGCACTGGAAAAGATGACCTCCGGCATTCCCCTGCGGCGCATGGGAATGCCGGAGGAAATCGCCCACTCCGCCGCCTACCTGTTCGAAAACGACTATTACAGCGGTCGTATCCTGGAACTGGACGGCGGTCTGCGCCTGTAA